The following proteins are co-located in the Diorhabda carinulata isolate Delta chromosome 4, icDioCari1.1, whole genome shotgun sequence genome:
- the LOC130893126 gene encoding polymerase delta-interacting protein 2 — MDIVSTTFRYKVLPIVSRLLIARRTYARLAEVGRLETPKVSGKYETGQLILHRVFGYRGVVLFPWLARVYDRDLPNRREADDDASQSVGKEVRGRTHTFYQVLIDQRDCPYIRAQTEAVTFLGNQDSSRSLYAIPGLDYVAHEDIIPYVSAEKSPLNHELFDKFLAVNPKGDPPFLAQDTLKAWQNKNHPWLELSDVHKETTENIRVTVIPFYMGCRDSHASSVYWWRYCIRLENLGSLSVQLRERHWRIFSLSGTLETVRGRGVVGQEPILTRTLPAFQYSSHVSLQAPSGHMWGTFRMEREDGYTFDCRIPPFSLESKPEGGSASPPDST, encoded by the exons GTTAGCTGAAGTAGGTAGATTGGAAACACCAAAAGTATCTGGAAAATATGAAACTGGTCAGTTGATTTTACACCGAGTTTTTGGTTATAGAGGCGTTGTTCTCTTTCCCTGGTTAGCTAGAGTTTATGATAGAGATTTACCTAATCGACGTGAAGCCGACGACGATGCTTCACAGAGCGTTGGCAAAGAAGTAAGAGGAAGAACTCACACGTTTTATCAAGTTTTAATTGATCAGCGAGATTGTCCATATATT agagCTCAAACAGAAGCAGTAACATTCTTAGGAAATCAAGATTCTTCCAGAAGTCTATATGCTATTCCAGGTCTAGATTATGTTGCTCACGAAGATATTATTCCGTACGTTAGTGCAGAAAAGTCACCTTTAAACCATGAactatttgacaaatttttggCTGTGAATCCCAAAGGAG aCCCGCCTTTCTTAGCTCAAGACACACTGAAAGCTtggcaaaacaaaaaccatCCTTGGCTAGAACTATCAGATGTACATAAAGAAACTACTGAAAATATTAGGGTGACAGTTATACCATTTTATATGGGCTGTAGAGATTCACATGCAAGTTCCGTTTATTGG tgGAGATATTGCATAAGATTGGAAAACTTGGGTTCACTTAGTGTTCAACTGAGAGAGAGACATTGgagaatattttctttatctgGTACTTTAGAGACTGTAAGAGGTCGAGGTGTAGTAGGACAAGAACCAATTTTAACAAGGACTCTTCCAGCTTTTCAATATAGTAGTCACGTGAGTTTGCAAGCTCCTAGTGGTCACATGTG GGGTACATTTAGAATGGAACGTGAAGATGGATATACTTTCGACTGTAGAATACCACCTTTTTCATTAGAAAGTAAACCTGAAGGTGGCTCTGCATCTCCTCCAGATTCCACTTAA
- the LOC130893125 gene encoding uncharacterized protein ZC262.2 isoform X2 yields MNSLVNYGSDDDLDDSPDEKSMDSYGPPGKNYKKPTTSQQPDDTNYDEVQMSLSEDSDDESKSPSRYGRDRDDTKRGSPKYKDFSKDRREDRSDKERNNGREERSRYRDEDRSKNRDSRSRDDDRNRDRYRERDEDRKDDRRAKSRESSRDDRSRQDRDRRRSRSPRDSRDRRRSRSPRRSRSRSRERIGRGGFQRRFDRRNNKFNQNDPKSNQLVTEQGNDPQNKDRFFMPGITGRFRDQIEKRKLLWQKKGEETSTASTAAPEPLPNAPKATKVWEGTTFAQDTDGKVANKFKRLMGIKTPNDGNKAASEVLKKQDEMFSAMEQQYEVARTTTHTMRGVGLGFGSYNR; encoded by the exons atgaattctttAGTTAATTATGGAAGCGATGATGATTTAGACGATTCTCCAGATGAAAAATCAATG GATTCTTATGGACCACCCgggaaaaactacaaaaaacctACAACATCTCAACAACCTGATGACACAAATTACGATGAAGTTCAGATGAGTTTAAGTGAG GACTCTGACGATGAATCCAAATCCCCATCCAGGTATGGTAGAGATAGAGATGATACGAAACGCGGTAGTCCCAAATACAAGGATTTTTCCAAAGATCGACGAGAAGACAGATCCGATAAGGAAAGAAACAACGGCAGAGAAGAAAGATCCAG gtaTAGAGATGAAGACAGATCTAAAAACCGGGACAGCAGAAGTAGAGACGACGACAGAAATAGGGACAGATATAGAGAAAGGGACGAAGATAGAAAAGATGATAGAAGAGCTAAATCGAGAGAAAG TAGCAGAGATGACAGAAGTAGACAAGATAGGGATCGAAGAAGAAGCAGATCGCCCAGAGACAGTAGAGATAGGAGACGTAGCAGATCTCCTAGACGATCTAGATCTAGGTCACGCGAAAGAATAGGAAGGGGAGGTTTCCAAAGAAGATTTGATAGacgaaacaataaatttaatcaaaacg aTCCAAAATCCAATCAGCTAGTCACTGAACAAGGTAACGATCCTCAAAATAAAGATAGATTCTTCATGCCTGGTATTACTGGACGATTTCGAGACCAAATTGAAAAACGTAAATTATTGTGGCAGAAAAAAGGCGAGGAAACTTCAACTGCTTCAACAGCAGCTCCAGAGCCACTTCCAAATGCACCAAAAGCAACTAAAGTTTGGGAAGGAACAACTTTTGCACAAGATACGGACG GTAAAGTGGCCAATAAATTCAAACGTTTAATGGGCATTAAAACACCAAATGATGGAAATAAAGCTGCCAGCGAAGTGCTTAAAAAACAAGACGAAATGTTCAGCGCCATGGAACAACAATACGAAGTGGCACGGACCACGACGCATACCATGAGAGGCGTCGGCCTCGGATTTGGAAGTTACAACCGATAA
- the LOC130893125 gene encoding uncharacterized protein ZC262.2 isoform X1, whose translation MNSLVNYGSDDDLDDSPDEKSMDSYGPPGKNYKKPTTSQQPDDTNYDEVQMSLSEDSDDESKSPSRYGRDRDDTKRGSPKYKDFSKDRREDRSDKERNNGREERSRYRDEDRSKNRDSRSRDDDRNRDRYRERDEDRKDDRRAKSRESYSSRDDRSRQDRDRRRSRSPRDSRDRRRSRSPRRSRSRSRERIGRGGFQRRFDRRNNKFNQNDPKSNQLVTEQGNDPQNKDRFFMPGITGRFRDQIEKRKLLWQKKGEETSTASTAAPEPLPNAPKATKVWEGTTFAQDTDGKVANKFKRLMGIKTPNDGNKAASEVLKKQDEMFSAMEQQYEVARTTTHTMRGVGLGFGSYNR comes from the exons atgaattctttAGTTAATTATGGAAGCGATGATGATTTAGACGATTCTCCAGATGAAAAATCAATG GATTCTTATGGACCACCCgggaaaaactacaaaaaacctACAACATCTCAACAACCTGATGACACAAATTACGATGAAGTTCAGATGAGTTTAAGTGAG GACTCTGACGATGAATCCAAATCCCCATCCAGGTATGGTAGAGATAGAGATGATACGAAACGCGGTAGTCCCAAATACAAGGATTTTTCCAAAGATCGACGAGAAGACAGATCCGATAAGGAAAGAAACAACGGCAGAGAAGAAAGATCCAG gtaTAGAGATGAAGACAGATCTAAAAACCGGGACAGCAGAAGTAGAGACGACGACAGAAATAGGGACAGATATAGAGAAAGGGACGAAGATAGAAAAGATGATAGAAGAGCTAAATCGAGAGAAAG ttatagTAGCAGAGATGACAGAAGTAGACAAGATAGGGATCGAAGAAGAAGCAGATCGCCCAGAGACAGTAGAGATAGGAGACGTAGCAGATCTCCTAGACGATCTAGATCTAGGTCACGCGAAAGAATAGGAAGGGGAGGTTTCCAAAGAAGATTTGATAGacgaaacaataaatttaatcaaaacg aTCCAAAATCCAATCAGCTAGTCACTGAACAAGGTAACGATCCTCAAAATAAAGATAGATTCTTCATGCCTGGTATTACTGGACGATTTCGAGACCAAATTGAAAAACGTAAATTATTGTGGCAGAAAAAAGGCGAGGAAACTTCAACTGCTTCAACAGCAGCTCCAGAGCCACTTCCAAATGCACCAAAAGCAACTAAAGTTTGGGAAGGAACAACTTTTGCACAAGATACGGACG GTAAAGTGGCCAATAAATTCAAACGTTTAATGGGCATTAAAACACCAAATGATGGAAATAAAGCTGCCAGCGAAGTGCTTAAAAAACAAGACGAAATGTTCAGCGCCATGGAACAACAATACGAAGTGGCACGGACCACGACGCATACCATGAGAGGCGTCGGCCTCGGATTTGGAAGTTACAACCGATAA
- the LOC130893125 gene encoding uncharacterized protein ZC262.2 isoform X3, with amino-acid sequence MSLSEDSDDESKSPSRYGRDRDDTKRGSPKYKDFSKDRREDRSDKERNNGREERSRYRDEDRSKNRDSRSRDDDRNRDRYRERDEDRKDDRRAKSRESYSSRDDRSRQDRDRRRSRSPRDSRDRRRSRSPRRSRSRSRERIGRGGFQRRFDRRNNKFNQNDPKSNQLVTEQGNDPQNKDRFFMPGITGRFRDQIEKRKLLWQKKGEETSTASTAAPEPLPNAPKATKVWEGTTFAQDTDGKVANKFKRLMGIKTPNDGNKAASEVLKKQDEMFSAMEQQYEVARTTTHTMRGVGLGFGSYNR; translated from the exons ATGAGTTTAAGTGAG GACTCTGACGATGAATCCAAATCCCCATCCAGGTATGGTAGAGATAGAGATGATACGAAACGCGGTAGTCCCAAATACAAGGATTTTTCCAAAGATCGACGAGAAGACAGATCCGATAAGGAAAGAAACAACGGCAGAGAAGAAAGATCCAG gtaTAGAGATGAAGACAGATCTAAAAACCGGGACAGCAGAAGTAGAGACGACGACAGAAATAGGGACAGATATAGAGAAAGGGACGAAGATAGAAAAGATGATAGAAGAGCTAAATCGAGAGAAAG ttatagTAGCAGAGATGACAGAAGTAGACAAGATAGGGATCGAAGAAGAAGCAGATCGCCCAGAGACAGTAGAGATAGGAGACGTAGCAGATCTCCTAGACGATCTAGATCTAGGTCACGCGAAAGAATAGGAAGGGGAGGTTTCCAAAGAAGATTTGATAGacgaaacaataaatttaatcaaaacg aTCCAAAATCCAATCAGCTAGTCACTGAACAAGGTAACGATCCTCAAAATAAAGATAGATTCTTCATGCCTGGTATTACTGGACGATTTCGAGACCAAATTGAAAAACGTAAATTATTGTGGCAGAAAAAAGGCGAGGAAACTTCAACTGCTTCAACAGCAGCTCCAGAGCCACTTCCAAATGCACCAAAAGCAACTAAAGTTTGGGAAGGAACAACTTTTGCACAAGATACGGACG GTAAAGTGGCCAATAAATTCAAACGTTTAATGGGCATTAAAACACCAAATGATGGAAATAAAGCTGCCAGCGAAGTGCTTAAAAAACAAGACGAAATGTTCAGCGCCATGGAACAACAATACGAAGTGGCACGGACCACGACGCATACCATGAGAGGCGTCGGCCTCGGATTTGGAAGTTACAACCGATAA
- the LOC130893029 gene encoding uncharacterized protein LOC130893029, producing MEIENYDLFNEDYSNFRSSFPNENNKLNSAQISMITENQSTENYLKEFDCFYTEIMSKVKGIRNTPALNQLPFPEDIDIDEDKWCRNAKYTPEVKEQLEFIKKMDSEIDSVINQYKIEKEQRLQTQYEMYNEITKNGMPPEKEADLFVNLCRFEFTESNNEQNEKNPDKNKKKKRDYNVKDKNNSFIIRNVNLAFSNCSLTDEEKCELEKLIQLDDEDDIQQCSNPFNIFSNKDEDIMKLKDIDEELKKVQLDKQNTEKNKKDHQSENLVEEFERLNDFRLEQRLKVLESKLKALREIEDNDERNKKIDVQIGEDETTISENDIETDTENSKNDVQRNADDDGQNIE from the coding sequence aTGGAAATCGAAAATTACGATTTATTCAATGAAGATTATTCGAATTTCCGCTCCTCGTTTCCTAACGAGAATAATAAACTGAATAGTGCACAAATATCAATGATAACTGAAAATCAAAGCAcggaaaattatttgaaagaatttgattgtttttatacGGAAATTATGTCAAAAGTAAAAGGCATAAGAAATACTCCGGCTTTAAATCAACTCCCGTTTCCGGAAGACATAGATATAGACGAAGATAAATGGTGTAGGAACGCAAAATACACTCCCGAGGTAAAAGAGCAACTAgagtttatcaaaaaaatggatAGTGAAATTGATTCagttataaatcaatataaaattgagaaaGAACAAAGATTACAGACACAATATGAAATGTATAACGAAATAACCAAAAATGGGATGCCACCCGAAAAAGAAGCAGATTTATTTGTAAATCTATGCCGTTTTGAATTCACAGAATCAAATAacgaacaaaatgaaaaaaatccagataaaaacaagaagaaaaagagagaTTATAacgtaaaagataaaaataattcgtTCATAATAAGAAATGTTAATCTGGCATTTAGTAATTGTTCATTAACAGACGAAGAAAAGTGTGAGTTGGAAAAATTGATCCAATTAGACGACGAAGATGATATTCAACAATGCAGCAATCCTTTCAATATATTCTCTAATAAAGATGAAGATATTATGAAGTTGAAAGATAtcgatgaagaattgaaaaaagttcaGTTAGATAAgcaaaatacagaaaaaaataaaaaagatcatCAAAGTGAAAATCTAGTAGAAGAATTTGAAAGATTAAACGATTTTAGATTGGAGCAACGATTGAAGGTATTAGAATCAAAACTGAAAGCTCTACGTGAAATCGAAGACAATGATGAacgcaataaaaaaattgatgtacaAATAGGTGAAGATGAAACTACTATTTCCGAAAATGATATTGAAacagatacagaaaattcaaaaaatgatgTTCAACGAAACGCAGATGATGATGGTCAAAACATAgagtga
- the LOC130893127 gene encoding PR domain zinc finger protein 4-like — METLETENFDIQELYHQKFNEDCSNNTEKPFKCGICGHCTTSNVLLKVHMKMHLMRRQHWCSICKQSFNFISELNNHMAQHNTQNLDQTIQSDKKQKGIQETDKPTKQFQNTSQQVPLCEKEKYLLIKYVEKLGLNLKYKELEKIKFFLRNGWAKMVELFAENNFDRNPDKLARTYFHMKNQAKMHIERYYVNNKLPKPTKLDYFFIKLCPGEFESLGLDFKKLQEDGKINEDNVMKNDDKYNLTTDEIHIKDEFNENYLSNVSSMDDTNNFLLVSEPSTSKRTFFEDDKKEETPNKIKKVHCEGECFKSLQMKFLSSEEERKEELHKLEMKKLESEINFKEEIYKKEIELKNLEILLLKQKLLKQD, encoded by the exons ATGGAAACattagaaacagaaaatttcGATATACAAGAATTGTACcatcaaaaatttaatgaagatTGTTCGAACAATACCGAAAAGCCATTTAAATGTGGAATTTGCGGACATTGCACTACATCTAATGTTTTACTTAAAGTTCATATGAAAATGCATTTAATGAGGAGACAACATTGGTGCTCAATATGTAAacaatcttttaattttattagtgaattaaataatcatatGGCTCAACATAATACACAAAACTTGGATCAAACGATTCAAagcgataaaaaacaaaaag GTATACAAGAAACAGACAAACCTACAAAG caatttcaaaatacaagTCAACAGGTGCCTTTGTGTGAAAAAgagaaatatctattaataaagtatgtagaaaaacttggtctgaatttaaaatacaaggaactagaaaaaataaaatttttcctacGTAATGGTTGGGCTAAAATGGTGGAATTATTtgcagaaaataattttgatcgCAATCCCGATAAACTAGCTAGAACTTACTTCCATATGAAAAATCAAGCAAAGATGCATATAGAACGATATTATGTCAATAACAAATTACCAAAACCTAcaaaattagattatttttttattaaattgtgtCCTGGAGAGTTTGAAAGCTTAGGATTAGATTTCAAGAAACTGCAGGAAGAT gGTAAAATAAACGAAGATAATGTtatgaaaaatgatgataaatataACTTGACTACAGATGAAATACATATAAAAGATGAATTTAATGAGAACTATCTTTCGAATGT GTCGTCCATGGATGATACTAACAATTTTTTACTTGTATCCGAACCATCAACATCTAAACGAACCTTCTTTGAAGATGACAAGAAAGAAGAAAcaccaaataaaattaaaaaagttcatTGTGAAGGTGAATGCTTTAAATcacttcaaatgaaatttttaagcTCCGAAGAGGAGAGAAAAGAGGAACTACataaattagaaatgaaaaagttggaatcagaaataaattttaaagaagaaatttataaaaaggaAATAGAACTGaagaatttggaaatattacTATTGAAACAGAAACTTCTTAAACAAGATTAA